Part of the Hyphomicrobiales bacterium genome, GTGGCGGTACGCGATGCTGCTCCTGGATACCGGCTTTCGCCGGTACGACGAGGGTGGGCGGTGAAGCATTACCTTGCCGCTGGCGCGGGCGACCCGCAAGTGGCAATGTCGCGGCCATGAATCTGGAGCTCTTCAGCGCATTTCTGCTGCTCGCGGTCGTGCTTTTCCTGTCGCCCGGGCCGATCGTCACCCTGGTCGTCGCCACCGGGGTCACCCAGGGCATGCGGGCGGCGCTGTTGACCGTCGCCGGCACGACGCTCGCCAACGGCCTGTTGCTGGCGATGATCGCGGCGGGCCTGACCTGGCTGATCCATACCTCCTCGGTGCTGTTCGAATATGTGCGCTTTGCAGGCGCCGCCTATCTCATCTGGCTCGGCATCCAAGCGTGGCGCCACGCAGACCAGGGCATGGAGGTCATCGCGCCGCCAGGGCGCGTCAATTTCTGGCGCGGCTTCTGGGTCGCCCTGTCAAACCCCAAGACCATCGCCTTCTTTTCCGCCTTCCTGCCGCAGTTCGTCGACCCGGCGCTTCCGGCGGGGCCGCAGATAGCGCTGATGTGCCTGGCCTCGGTGATGCTCGGCGGCGTGCTCGATTCGAGCTACGCGGTTGCCGCCGGCGCCGGCAGGGCGTTCCTGTTCACGCCGGCGCGCACGCGGATGATGGGCCGCGCCTCGGGGCTGGTGCTGATCGGCGGCGGAATATGGTTGGCGCTGGCGCGCCGGGCGCCGTGATGGCGTCTATTGGCTCTCGCGCTTTTCTCCGGTGACCATGGACCAGGCCAGGTTCTCCTGGTGCGCATAGCTCGCACCGCGATCAGCAGGAGCAGCACGTTGGACAATGCCTCGTGCAGCTCCTTGGCGGCCTCTCCGCGCCCGTCCTCTTCGTCGTCGTCGCGGGCGGCGGCGGGCGCCGCGAACAGGCTGGTGGTCACCGCGGCGAGCTGCGTTTCATCGCCCCGATAGGCGATGTGGCCGGTCCACACGACCGCGGCGATCGTGATCAT contains:
- a CDS encoding LysE family translocator; this encodes MNLELFSAFLLLAVVLFLSPGPIVTLVVATGVTQGMRAALLTVAGTTLANGLLLAMIAAGLTWLIHTSSVLFEYVRFAGAAYLIWLGIQAWRHADQGMEVIAPPGRVNFWRGFWVALSNPKTIAFFSAFLPQFVDPALPAGPQIALMCLASVMLGGVLDSSYAVAAGAGRAFLFTPARTRMMGRASGLVLIGGGIWLALARRAP